From candidate division KSB1 bacterium:
TGATGCAGCAGGCGGAAAGCCTGTGTTTTTCCGATAACGGGCAAAACCTGTTTGTGACCAGCGAAAAAACACCGGCGCCTGTTTTTCGCATTTCAACCCCCTGAGCCCAATTGGCTTGATAAAATGGCAGAACTTGAAATCATAATATGGATTAACTCTTATTTTCTTTGCGGTCTCGGCTCGTTATAGAACCACCCAATTCTTCCTGTTTTCCCCCACTCTAAAACAAAACCCGGCCGCCGCCCGCTTTGTTGGTTGTCCCCGCCCATTTCATTTGTTAACTATGGTTTACAATAGTTTACAACCATTTTTCCTTTCATTTTCGTATTTTACATGGTATTCTAAAGAAAGGACAAATGAATGGTTTCTCGTTTACTATTGGCGATTCTCACACTGACTATGGCAAGTCACGCGATACCCATTGACACAACCCGCGTTTACACAGACGACGGCAAACGTATTTTTCAAACACAAAAACTAAAGCAAGCTCCAACCATTGACGGCAGACTGAATGATGCGTGCTGGCAAAACAGCGTCTGGTCCGGGAATTATACCCAGCAAATCCCAATGGAAGGCGCCCCCCCCACCGCAGAAACCGCTCTGAATATATTGTATGACGACCACAATATTTATGTGGCCATACGCGCGTTTGACGATCCGGACAAAGTGGACCGCTCCGCCAGCCGCAGAGACGGCTTCAGCGGCGATATCGTCGGAGTCTGTTTTGACAGCTATTTTGACCACCGCTCCGGATTTGAATTTAATCTGACAGCCGCCGGCACCAAAATCGATCTGATTCTGATGAACCGGGGCATTGATCGCAATTGGAATCCGGTCTGGGAAGGCAAAGTGTCGCACGATGACCGCGGCTGGAGCGCTGAAATGCGAATCCCCTTGAGTCAACTCCGATATGACGGCGATGAACAGCAAATATGGGGCCTGCATGCCTGGCGCTGGATCAATCGCAACCAGGAGGAAGACCAATGGGCGCTCATTCCGCGCGACACCCCCGGACGCCTGTATGACATCGGAGAACTGCACGGCATTCAGAATCTTCCCAAACACCGCCGCATCGAACTGCTGCCCTATGTACGCGGCAAACTGCACACATTTGATGCGGACAAGGACAATCCGTTTACAAACGGCCGGGATTTAAACGCCGCTCTGGGGTTGAACGGGAAAATCGGTTTGAGCAGTGATTTTACCATGGATTTTACCTTAAATCCGGATTTCGGCCAGGTGGAAGCCGATCCCGCCAATCTGAATCTGAGCGCCTTTGAAACCTTTTTCAGTGAAAAACGCCCCTTTTTCCTGGAAGGTAAAAATATCATGGACTTTGAGCTGGGCGGAAGTGAGCTCTTTTATTCAAGACGCATCGGCGCCAAACCGGCCTATTCTCCGGATACAGAGGATAATGAATATCTGGATACGCCGCAAAACACGTCTATTCTGGGGGCCGTCAAAATGACCGGCAAATCCCGAAACGGATTATCCATTGGTATCATGGAAAGTGTAACCGGCAAAGAAAAAGCCCGGATCGGAAGCAGGACGGATGAACGAGAGATTACGGTCTCTCCCTTGACCAATTATCTGGTCACCCGGGTTCAAAAAAATATCAACGACAGCAATACCATGATTGGCGGCATATTAACCGCCACACATCGCGATATTCAGCAAAACCATCTGCTGGAGCTGCCGGATCAGGCCTGGACCGGCGGACTGGATGTTTTACACTACTGGCATGATAAAACCTATTATATTGACGGCAAAGCCGTGTTCAGTCATATTGACGGTAATCCGTTGGCAATACTGGAACGACAGACCTCATCCGCACGCTATTATCAGAGACCGGACGCGGATTATCTCTCTCTGGATTCGAGTCGAACTGATTTGAGCGGCACAGGCGGTGAACTGGAAATCGGCAAGGGCGGAAACGGAAATTGGCGTTTTGAACTGGAAAGTCAATGGCGCACACCGGGACTGGAGTCTCAATGATCTCGGGTTTATGCATACAGCGGATTTTATCAGCGCCGGCGGTGAAATTGAATATAAAAACAATGTCCCCTGGTGGTGGTTCCGGTCTGTATCGGTTTCCGCTTCTCATGAGCGGCAATGGACGTTCGGCAAAGAACAAATTCACAACGGTACCAATCTCATGCTGAGCGGACGATTGCGCAACAAGTGGAGTGTTTTCATGCGTGTCACACGTATGGCTGACGCCATCAACCCACGACTGCTGCGCGGTGGTCCGGCCATGATTCAGGAGGGGCACTGGTGCCGATTTCTCAGAATCGGCACAGACGACGCCAACAAGGTCAGTGGTGGTTTTGGAATTCACAGCCACCGGCACGACGATGCTCCGGCCTCTCAGACGCTGGACTTTTTCCCTTTCCTCACGTTTAAACCCACCCCCCAAAGCCGTTTGAGAGCAGAACTCGATTACAGCAAATCCAGAACTCCATTCCAGTATGTGGAAGCTGAAGCGCCGTTGTATGTGCTGGCCCGACTGGACCGGGAAACCATCGGTATTACCCTGCGAATGGACCTGTCTATTACCCCGGATTTTACAATCCAGTTTTACGGCAATCCCTATTTCTCAACAGGACAATACAGCCGCTTCAAATCCATTGACAATCCACAGGCGGACCGGTACCGGGACCGCTATTCAATACTCGATCAAGAACTGGCCTATTCTTCAGAGGATGAACAATTTAAAGTGGATGCAGATCTTGACGGCAGCGCCGATCTCGGTTTCGATGATCCGGATTTCAATTTTGCGGAATTTCGCTCCAATGTTGTAGCGCGCTGGGAGTTTAAACCCGGCTCTACACTCTTTTTCGTGTATACTCACGGAAGATCGGCCTATGAAACCATAACCCGATCATCGTTTTCTCATAATGTTGACAACTTGCTGCATACAAGACCGGATAATATCTTTATCATCAAACTTAATGTGTGGTTTTCAGTTTGAGTCTTTAGCATCATTTATCCCGTTTTTCAAAGAGGAATAAATGATGTTCGGCAGGGGGTATATTTGATTTTTTCCACGATGTTATTAACAAATTTGAAAGACGCTTGAATCGGATGGATATTCAGGAAGGAAAGCCGCCTCTGCAGAACAGAGGCGGCATATTACTTTATTTCAAAACATACGTCAAACCAATGGCAAAATCTATATTGCTGCGCTGATAGATCTCCTTATAAGAGCCCAATGGTGTCTGTTCGTTCAGATAATAAGCAATCTCTTTTTCACCGTCATCATACATGGTGTACAGAGCGCCCAGATCCATAAACAGGGCTTCGGTGAGCGCCACACGCGCTCCCAAACCGACGGTATTGCTGGTGAGACTGTGACTGATATCAGTCTGATAAGCAGCACCGACACCGGTCTGTGAGTGCAAAACGCCGAGACTCAGAGTCACGTCTTCATTCAGCATATACTCGGTTCCGGCCGATACTTCAAAAAAGTTATTATCAACCAGTTCCTCGCGGCCTTCCCAGTCCGCGCCGTCATCAAAAAAGTAGGTTCCGGATACGGATGCTTTCCATTCCGGAGCAATGACATACTGAACGCCAACACCCAGAACAGCGGGAATGTCATTGCTGAAAGACACGCCGTCCGGATACATTCCGGTGCCGTCTTTTTCGGTATCGTTTTCAAGGTCAAGATCCGTGTTCATCTCATAGCGGAGTCCGATATTCAGTCCGTCCATGGGACGTACATTCAAACCAACCAGCGGAGTCACAGCTGTACCGGTCTGAGTGACATCAACCTCTTTGTCCGCCACCATAGCAGCGTACTGAGACATTCCCAACGTATTGAACAGATGATAAGCAGACACCAGCTTGCCCTGCGGATTCACATCCGGTATAGTCGGATTGATTTTCACATCAGCAAGAGCACCGTCATAGGTATTGACTGCATAAATATAACGCGCGCCTGCGGACACACTGACCATGGGATGCAGGTCGTATGCGGCGTTGAATTGAAATCCCCAGAAAATGGAACTGCCCTCGAGATTTACGGAAACATCATATTGCGATGTCGGAACCGGGCCGCCCATTGCTTCCGGTAAATTTGACAGAATTAACGGCAGTTTGGCCACGTCGGTTTCAAAAGAAGGCAGACCCTCGGCATAATCAGCCGTACCGCCGCCGCCAGTGGGGCCAACACCCAGGGACAAAGCCAGTTTGTTGCGTTTCCACACAACATAGGCATTGGGGAATGTGGGGACTGTAACCTCACCCACAAATTCTTCATCATTCAGATAAGGAAATTTGTTAATGATTGTTTTTTCCTGAAAAATTGTCTGACTGCTGACAGAAAAATACCAGCCATCTTGCAAATCAACCAAACCGGCCGGATTAAAATAGACCGCATCTACATCGGTTGAAGCGTTGCGTGACAAATTGCGCACAAACGCCGCACTTTGGTTGGTATTCGTAATGATGCCCCCTGCAAGTACAAACTGTGCTGCGATGAGCAGCACCAAAATCACGACACACCCTTTAAGATACATAGCCGCTCCTTTTGTTAGTGAATACATTAAATGAACACAATTCAAGATAGGAATTATATTAAAGATGCACAAGTATTTTTTAATATTATTTTAACATTTTTCAACGGATGACAGAGAACCAGCGGTCTGCATCAATGACGTTGGTTAATAGGCGCCGCGAATATGATCTTTGACATGTTCCTGATAAAAACGACGCAGTTGTTCGTGAATTTCAGGCGACAGTGAGGGCAGATCACCGGCCGACGTATTGGAAACCACATGTTCGGTATTCGAAGCGCCGGGTATGATTACACTGACCTCCGGAAAGTCCAGAATCCAGCGAAGCGCAAACTGCGCCATGGACCAGTTCTGCGGCACAAACGGCTTTAACTGATCCGACAGTTCCACACCTTTTTCAAAAGGCAATCCGGCGAATGTTTCCCCCACATTGAACATTTCACCGTTGCGGTTAAAAGACCGATGATCCTGCGGGGAAAAAGTCGAGTCTTTTGTAAATTTACCCGCCAGGAGTCCGCTTGCCAGAGGCAGACGAATAATCAAGGCGACATTTTTCTCTTTGGCCTTTTTAAACAATTCATCGATCGGTTTTTGTCTGAAAATATTAAAAATAACCTGCAGCGACGCCAGATCATCCTGTTCCAGGCAGATCAATCCTTCTTCCACGGTTTCTACACTGGCGCCGAAATAACGGATCAATCCTTCTTCTTTCAAGCGGCGCAGCCAGTCAAACACTTTGCCTTCCTGCAAATGATGCCTGGGAATGCAGTGCAGCTGCGTCAGATCAAGCCGGTCCACACCCAAACGTTTCAAAGATTCTTCGGTGGATTGTTTGAACAAATCCAAAGAGTAATCATCAGGGTAACCGCGCAGGCGGCCCAGCTTGGTTGCGATAAACAGATGAGCCCGCGATTCCTTGATAAACTCGCCGATCAATTCTTCGCTTCTGCCGGTTCCGTAAACATTGGCTGTATCAAAAAAAGTGACGCCCCGTTCCACGGCGGTCTGCATAATAGACATGGCGGTTTGATCCGTTAGTTCTCCCCAGTCCCCGCCGAATTGCCAGGTTCCCAATCCCACTTTTGATACATTTTCCTGTGTCGCTCCAAAATGTCTCGTCTTCATAAATCTCTCCTGTACTCTTTTTTTTATTGTCACCTTCAATAACAGTTTGATGAGGCACAATCATTCCGTCACTGTAGAATAAAATGTAGTGAAAATCAAAACCAGAAGCAGATTGATTG
This genomic window contains:
- a CDS encoding DUF5916 domain-containing protein, producing the protein MNWKVNGAHRDWSLNDLGFMHTADFISAGGEIEYKNNVPWWWFRSVSVSASHERQWTFGKEQIHNGTNLMLSGRLRNKWSVFMRVTRMADAINPRLLRGGPAMIQEGHWCRFLRIGTDDANKVSGGFGIHSHRHDDAPASQTLDFFPFLTFKPTPQSRLRAELDYSKSRTPFQYVEAEAPLYVLARLDRETIGITLRMDLSITPDFTIQFYGNPYFSTGQYSRFKSIDNPQADRYRDRYSILDQELAYSSEDEQFKVDADLDGSADLGFDDPDFNFAEFRSNVVARWEFKPGSTLFFVYTHGRSAYETITRSSFSHNVDNLLHTRPDNIFIIKLNVWFSV
- a CDS encoding DUF5916 domain-containing protein, whose protein sequence is MVSRLLLAILTLTMASHAIPIDTTRVYTDDGKRIFQTQKLKQAPTIDGRLNDACWQNSVWSGNYTQQIPMEGAPPTAETALNILYDDHNIYVAIRAFDDPDKVDRSASRRDGFSGDIVGVCFDSYFDHRSGFEFNLTAAGTKIDLILMNRGIDRNWNPVWEGKVSHDDRGWSAEMRIPLSQLRYDGDEQQIWGLHAWRWINRNQEEDQWALIPRDTPGRLYDIGELHGIQNLPKHRRIELLPYVRGKLHTFDADKDNPFTNGRDLNAALGLNGKIGLSSDFTMDFTLNPDFGQVEADPANLNLSAFETFFSEKRPFFLEGKNIMDFELGGSELFYSRRIGAKPAYSPDTEDNEYLDTPQNTSILGAVKMTGKSRNGLSIGIMESVTGKEKARIGSRTDEREITVSPLTNYLVTRVQKNINDSNTMIGGILTATHRDIQQNHLLELPDQAWTGGLDVLHYWHDKTYYIDGKAVFSHIDGNPLAILERQTSSARYYQRPDADYLSLDSSRTDLSGTGGELEIGKGGNGNWRFELESQWRTPGLESQ
- a CDS encoding aldo/keto reductase: MKTRHFGATQENVSKVGLGTWQFGGDWGELTDQTAMSIMQTAVERGVTFFDTANVYGTGRSEELIGEFIKESRAHLFIATKLGRLRGYPDDYSLDLFKQSTEESLKRLGVDRLDLTQLHCIPRHHLQEGKVFDWLRRLKEEGLIRYFGASVETVEEGLICLEQDDLASLQVIFNIFRQKPIDELFKKAKEKNVALIIRLPLASGLLAGKFTKDSTFSPQDHRSFNRNGEMFNVGETFAGLPFEKGVELSDQLKPFVPQNWSMAQFALRWILDFPEVSVIIPGASNTEHVVSNTSAGDLPSLSPEIHEQLRRFYQEHVKDHIRGAY